The following proteins come from a genomic window of Microbacterium lemovicicum:
- the purQ gene encoding phosphoribosylformylglycinamidine synthase subunit PurQ produces the protein MTVRVGVITFPGSLDDRDAQRAVRLAGAEAVALWHGSHDLDGVDALVLPGGFSYGDYLRAGAIAALAPIMSEVKDAAGRGMPILGICNGFQMLVEARLLPGGLIRNANQQFIRRDQRLRVENADTAWTSGFEAGQEIVIPLKNADGGYIADAETLARVEGEGLVAFRYLGVNPNGSLDDIAGLANERGNVVGLMPHPEHAVEAGFGPDTPSAMRSGEDGRTFFESAITAVVNAAA, from the coding sequence GTGACCGTCCGCGTCGGGGTCATCACGTTCCCCGGCTCGCTGGACGACCGCGACGCGCAGCGCGCGGTGCGCCTCGCCGGCGCCGAGGCGGTCGCGCTGTGGCACGGCTCGCACGATCTGGACGGCGTCGACGCGCTCGTGCTGCCCGGCGGATTCAGCTACGGCGACTACCTGCGCGCAGGTGCGATCGCCGCGCTCGCGCCGATCATGAGCGAGGTGAAGGATGCTGCGGGTCGCGGCATGCCCATCCTCGGCATCTGCAACGGGTTCCAGATGCTCGTCGAGGCGCGTCTGCTCCCGGGCGGACTGATCCGCAACGCGAACCAGCAGTTCATCCGCCGCGACCAGCGGCTGCGCGTGGAGAACGCCGACACCGCCTGGACGAGCGGCTTCGAGGCCGGCCAGGAGATCGTCATCCCGCTCAAGAACGCGGACGGCGGCTACATCGCCGACGCGGAGACGCTCGCGCGGGTCGAGGGCGAGGGGCTCGTCGCGTTCCGCTACCTCGGCGTGAACCCCAACGGCTCGCTCGACGACATCGCCGGCCTCGCGAACGAGCGCGGCAACGTCGTCGGTCTCATGCCGCACCCCGAGCACGCCGTCGAGGCCGGATTCGGTCCGGACACCCCCTCGGCCATGCGCTCCGGTGAAGACGGCCGGACGTTCTTCGAATCGGCGATCACCGCCGTCGTGAACGCC
- the purS gene encoding phosphoribosylformylglycinamidine synthase subunit PurS produces the protein MPTIVVDVMPKAELLDPQGKAVSGALSRLGMDEFAGVRIGKRFELTVEGEVGEDVLAKARRIAEDILSNSVIEDVVGIEVVE, from the coding sequence ATGCCCACCATCGTCGTCGACGTCATGCCCAAGGCCGAGCTCCTGGACCCCCAGGGGAAGGCCGTATCCGGAGCGCTCAGCCGCCTCGGGATGGACGAGTTCGCGGGTGTCCGCATCGGCAAGCGGTTCGAGCTGACCGTCGAGGGCGAGGTCGGCGAGGACGTTCTCGCGAAGGCACGCCGGATCGCCGAGGACATCCTGTCGAACTCCGTGATCGAGGACGTCGTGGGCATCGAGGTCGTGGAGTGA
- a CDS encoding ABC transporter substrate-binding protein produces the protein MNTSAFRRTALVLAAASTTALVLAGCSAGATPAASGGSGDEKITLTIATFNNFGYTDEFLKKYTDEHPNVTIVHNKAAESGDARKNYFQKLGKEGLADIEAVEVDWLSEAMQYSDLLAPVPDDLKGRWLDWKEAAATDPEGNLIGYGTDIGPQAICYRSDLFAAAGLPTEPADVEALFDGDWNTYFDVADQYKAATGKAMIDSANSVLQGIVNQMEYTYDKPDGEVIATTNPEIEDTYATVIDRAVPNAAYSKQWGDDWIAAFQDDEFATVLCPGWMQGIIAGYAPEVSDWKIANTFPNGGGNWGGSYLTIPANGKNVAAAQELAAWLSAPEQQVEAFVNVGAFPSQSEAYSIDKLTGYTNPYFGEAKTGEIGADRAKAVTVRPFKSANYYKYHDALQNAINRVFDGTEDKTTAWNTYVAEVEAF, from the coding sequence GTGAACACCTCTGCCTTCCGGAGGACGGCCCTCGTGCTGGCCGCCGCATCCACCACCGCCCTCGTCCTGGCCGGCTGCTCGGCGGGCGCGACGCCCGCCGCGTCCGGCGGATCCGGTGACGAGAAGATCACGCTGACGATCGCGACGTTCAACAACTTCGGCTACACCGACGAGTTCCTCAAGAAGTACACGGACGAGCACCCGAACGTGACGATCGTGCACAACAAGGCCGCCGAGTCCGGCGACGCCCGCAAGAACTACTTCCAGAAGCTCGGCAAGGAGGGCCTCGCCGACATCGAGGCCGTGGAGGTCGACTGGCTCTCCGAGGCCATGCAGTACTCCGATCTGCTGGCTCCGGTGCCCGACGACCTCAAGGGCCGCTGGCTGGACTGGAAGGAAGCCGCCGCGACCGACCCCGAGGGCAACCTCATCGGCTACGGCACCGACATCGGCCCGCAGGCGATCTGCTACCGCTCCGACCTGTTCGCCGCCGCCGGTCTGCCGACCGAGCCCGCCGACGTCGAGGCGCTGTTCGACGGCGACTGGAACACCTACTTCGACGTCGCCGACCAGTACAAGGCGGCCACCGGCAAGGCCATGATCGACTCGGCCAACTCCGTGCTCCAGGGCATCGTCAACCAGATGGAGTACACGTACGACAAGCCCGACGGCGAGGTCATCGCGACGACGAACCCCGAGATCGAGGACACGTACGCCACCGTCATCGACCGTGCGGTGCCCAACGCGGCCTACTCCAAGCAGTGGGGCGACGACTGGATCGCCGCCTTCCAGGACGACGAGTTCGCGACCGTGCTCTGCCCCGGCTGGATGCAGGGCATCATCGCCGGCTACGCCCCCGAGGTCTCCGACTGGAAGATCGCGAACACGTTCCCCAACGGCGGCGGCAACTGGGGCGGCTCGTACCTGACGATTCCGGCCAACGGCAAGAACGTCGCCGCGGCGCAGGAGCTGGCCGCCTGGCTGTCCGCCCCCGAGCAGCAGGTCGAGGCGTTCGTCAACGTCGGCGCCTTCCCGAGCCAGTCCGAGGCCTACTCGATCGACAAGCTGACGGGCTACACCAACCCCTACTTCGGCGAAGCAAAGACCGGTGAGATCGGCGCCGACCGGGCCAAGGCCGTGACCGTGCGCCCCTTCAAGAGCGCGAACTACTACAAGTACCACGACGCCCTGCAGAACGCGATCAACCGCGTGTTCGACGGCACCGAGGACAAGACCACGGCGTGGAACACCTACGTCGCCGAGGTCGAGGCCTTCTGA
- a CDS encoding carbohydrate ABC transporter permease — translation MTVTETRARTSPEPRTPPQRAPQTKSVLTFRNRLSRWDFRYSPYVYIAPFFILFAIIGLFPIVFTAVISFQEWDLVRNSGTFVGFEQYLWILNDPKFWTALRNTFSIFLLSTIPQLALAIVIAAMLDRNIRAKTFWRMSVLLPYVMAPVAVALIFSNMFGDNHGLVNNVLTDLGMTAIPWHTDPFWSHIAISTMVNFRWTGYNALILLAAMQAVPREYYEAATVDGANALRQFVSITLPSLRPTLIFVIITSTIGGLQIFDEPRMFDNTGEGGAAQQWLTITLYLYNIGWGQFNFGRAAALAWILFIIILAIGLINLVITRRLVRDDGGRGVVRPRRRKGVRS, via the coding sequence GTGACCGTGACCGAAACCCGCGCGAGGACGTCACCGGAGCCGCGCACGCCCCCTCAGCGGGCGCCCCAGACCAAGAGCGTCCTCACGTTCCGCAACCGGCTCAGCCGGTGGGACTTCCGCTACTCGCCCTACGTCTACATCGCCCCGTTCTTCATCCTCTTCGCCATCATCGGGCTCTTCCCGATCGTCTTCACCGCCGTCATCTCGTTCCAGGAATGGGATCTGGTGCGCAACTCGGGCACCTTCGTCGGCTTCGAGCAGTACCTGTGGATCCTCAACGACCCCAAGTTCTGGACGGCCCTGCGCAACACGTTCAGCATCTTCCTGCTGTCCACGATCCCCCAGCTCGCGCTCGCGATCGTGATCGCGGCGATGCTGGACCGCAACATCCGCGCCAAGACGTTCTGGCGCATGAGCGTGCTGCTGCCCTACGTGATGGCGCCGGTCGCCGTCGCCCTGATCTTCAGCAACATGTTCGGCGACAACCACGGCCTCGTGAACAACGTCCTCACCGACCTGGGCATGACCGCGATCCCCTGGCACACCGACCCGTTCTGGAGCCACATCGCCATCTCCACGATGGTCAACTTCCGCTGGACCGGCTACAACGCGCTCATCCTCCTGGCGGCGATGCAGGCGGTGCCGCGCGAGTACTACGAGGCGGCCACCGTGGACGGCGCCAACGCCCTGCGCCAGTTCGTCAGCATCACGCTGCCCTCGCTGCGCCCGACCCTGATCTTCGTCATCATCACCTCGACGATCGGCGGCCTGCAGATCTTCGACGAGCCCCGCATGTTCGACAACACGGGCGAGGGCGGGGCGGCTCAGCAGTGGCTGACGATCACCCTGTACCTCTACAACATCGGCTGGGGCCAGTTCAACTTCGGTCGCGCCGCCGCCCTGGCGTGGATCCTCTTCATCATCATCCTGGCCATCGGCCTCATCAATCTCGTCATCACGCGACGCCTCGTGCGCGATGACGGCGGACGCGGCGTCGTGCGGCCCCGGCGTCGGAAGGGAGTCCGGTCGTGA